A window of Symphalangus syndactylus isolate Jambi chromosome 24, NHGRI_mSymSyn1-v2.1_pri, whole genome shotgun sequence contains these coding sequences:
- the MCM8 gene encoding DNA helicase MCM8 isoform X3, whose translation MGLAIHQVLTKDLERHAAELQAQEGLSSDGETMVNVPHIHARVYNYEPLTQLKNVRANYYGKYIALRGTVVRVSNIKPLCTKMAFRCAACGEVQSFPLPDGKYSLPTKCPVPVCRGRSFTALCSSPLTVTMDWQSIKIQELMSDDQREAGRIPRTIECELVHDLVDSCVPGDTVTITGIVKVSNAEEGSRNKNDKCMFLLYIEANSISNSKGQKTKTSEDGCKHGMLMEFSLKDLYAVQEIQAEENLFKLIVNSLCPVIFGHELVKAGLALALFGGSQKYADDKNRIPIRGDPHILVVGDPGLGKSQMLQAACNVAPRGVYVCGNTTTTSGLTVTLSKDSSSGDFALEAGALVLGDQGICGIDEFDKMGNQHQALLEAMEQQSISLAKAGVVCSLPARTSIIAAANPVGGHYNKAKTVSENLKMGSALLSRFDLVFILLDTPNEHHDHLLSEHVIAIRAGKQRTISSATVARMNSQDSNTSVLEVVSEKPLSERLKVVPGETIDPIPHQLLRKYIGYARQYVYPRLSTEAAQVLQDFYLELRKQSQRLNSSPITTRQLESLIRLTEARARLELREEATKEDAEDIVEIMKYSMLGTYSDEFGNLDFERSQHGSGMSNRSTAKRFISALNNVAERTYNNIFQFHQLRQIAKELNIQVADFENFIGSLNDQGYLLKKGPKVYQLQTM comes from the exons GGTGTACAACTATGAGCCTTTGACACAGCTCAAGAATGTCCGAGCAAATTACTATGGAAAATACATTGCTCTAAGAGGGACAGTGGTTCGTGTTAGTAATATAAAGCCTCTTTGCACCAAGATGGCTTTTCGTTGTGCTGCATGTGGAGAAGTTCAGAGTTTTCCTCTTCCAGATGGAAAATACAGTCTTCCCACAAAG TGTCCTGTGCCTGTGTGTCGAGGCAGGTCATTTACTGCTCTCTGCAGCTCTCCTCTCACAGTTACAATGGACTGGCAGTCAATCAA AATCCAGGAGTTGATGTCTGATGATCAGAGAGAGGCAGGTCGGATTCCACGAACAATAGAATGTGAGCTTGTTCATGATCTTGTGGATAGCTGTGTCCCGGGAGACACAGTGACTATTACTGGAATTGTCAAAGTCTCAAATGCGGAAGAAG GTTCTCGAAATAAGAATGACAAGTGTATGTTCCTTTTGTACATTGAAGCAAATTCTATTAGTAATAGCAAAGGACAGAAAACAAAGACTTCTGAGGATGGGTGTAAGCATGGAATGTTGATGGAGTTCTCACTTAAAGACCTTTATGCCGTCCAAGAGATTCAAGCTGAAGAAAACCTGTTTAAACTCATTGTCAA CTCGCTTTGCCCTGTCATTTTTGGTCATGAA CTTGTTAAAGCAGGTTTGGCATTAGCACTCTTTGGAGGAAGCCAGAAATACGCAGATGACAAAAACAGAATTCCAATTCGGGGAGATCCACACATCCTTGTTGTTGGAGATCCAGGCCTAGGAAAAAGTCAGATGCTACAG GCAGCATGCAATGTTGCCCCACGTGGCGTGTATGTTTGTGGTAACACCACGACCACCTCTGGTCTGACGGTAACTCTTTCAAAAGATAGTTCCTCTGGAGATTTTGCTTTGGAAGCTGGTGCCCTGGTACTTGGTGATCAAG GTATTTGTGGAATTGATGAATTTGATAAGATGGGGAATCAACATCAAGCCTTGTTGGAAGCCATGGAGCAGCAAAGTATTAGTCTTGCTAAGGCTGGTGTGGTTTGTAGCCTTCCTGCAAGAACTTCCATTATTGCTGCTGCAAATCCAGTTGGAGGACATTACAATAAAGCCAAAACAGTTTCTGAGAATTTAAA AATGGGGAGTGCACTACTATCCAGATTTGATTTGGTCTTTATCCTGTTAGATACTCCAAATGAGCATCATGATCACTTACTCTCTGAACATGTGATTGCAATAAGAGCTGGAAAGCAGAGAACCATTAGCAGTGCCACAGTAGCTCGTATGAATAGTCAAGATTCAAATACTTCGGTACTTGAAGTAGTTTCTGAGAAACCATTATCAGAAAGACTAAAG GTGGTTCCTGGAGAAACAATAGATCCCATTCCCCACCAGCTATTGAGAAAGTACATTGGCTATGCTCGGCAGTATGTGTACCCAAGGCTATCCACAGAAGCTGCTCAAGTTCTTCAAGATTTTTACCTTGAGCTCCGGAAACAGAGCCAGAGGTTAAATAGCTCACCAATCACTACCAGGCAGCTGGAATCTTTGATTCGTCTGACagag GCACGAGCAAGGTTGGAATTGAGAGAGGAAGCAACCAAAGAAGATGCTGAGGATATAGTGGAAATTATGAAATATAG catGCTAGGAACTTACTCTGATGAATTTGGGAACCTAGATTTTGAGCGATCCCAGCATGGTTCTGGAATGAGCAACAGGTCAACAGCAAAAAGATTTATTTCTGCTCTCAACAACGTTGCTGAAAGgacttataataatatatttcaatttcatcaaCTTCGGCAGATTGCCAAAGAACTAAACATTCAG gtTGCTGATTTTGAAAACTTTATTGGATCACTAAATGACCAGGGTTACCTCTTGAAAAAAGGCCCAAAAGTTTACCAGCTTCAAACTATGTAA